GCGCGGACGTCGTGCGTTGTCGCGTCTCCCAGTCCACCCGCCGGAGATTCTCGGATCGCCTGAAAAACCAAGCGACCATCGGTCGGCGTCAGACCTGCTAACTGACGGGAGAGCTCCAAACGCAGGGCGCTTCGATTCGCCGATTCCCCCATCGCCGCGGCAGCTTTGGCCAACGGCGCCAGCAGCAAAACGATCCCCAGGTTCGCGTTGGAGCGTGTCACTTGACGGCTTTCACCAACGCACTGCAGGACCAATTCCCCGACGCTGCGGTCGGCGGCGTGTTCGAAAACGGAACCGCAGACCGACGCGGCGGCCAAGAAATCGGCGAATCCTAAATCGGCAAACTCTTGCCCCGGATAGACGTTACCCGCCTTCGGCGCGGTCGCCTCCAACGTGCACGCAAGATTCGCCGCAGCCCCAATCGAAAGGGAATGCAGCGGGAAACGATGCGACGGGGATGCGGGCATGTCGTTGCGATTGGAAATGGGAAACTCCCCAGCTTGCGAAAGGATCGCTCGCGACGCGAAGCCGGTTAGAACGACGCAGCCAATTGTTCGGCTTGCTCGACCGCAGCCGCTTCAGTTTTGGCAACGTCCTCGGCAGAGGCCAGCGTTGGTTCCACAACCACCGACTGGATTTCGGTGAAGCCGATGAACCCCAGCAACAATTGCATGTACGTCATTTGGAAATCCATTCCCTTCGTCTGATCGCTGCCGTAGGCACCCCCACGCGCATAGACGACGGCAACGGGTTTTCCGGTGACCAACCCGCTGTACCCGGTTTCGGGCGAAAAGCTGAAGGTCTGCCCCGGTTGCGCGATCACGTCGATGTAGTGCTTCAATTTGTAGGGAATGCCAAAATTCCACATCGGCAGGCTAAAGAGGTATTTGTCGGCCGACTTGAATTCCTCGATCACATCGACGACCGTCTTCCACGCCGCCGCTTGTTCAGCATCGTGCCCCTGCCCATGCATCACCTGGTATTTCGCATCGATCGTGTACCCATCGAACTCGGGGAGCGTCATTTTCCACAGATCGATCGTCACCACTTCGTCGCCAGGATGGGTCGCCTTGTAATTCTCGACAAACGCATTGGCAACCTTGATCGACTTGGACCGCGCTTTCCGCGGCGAAGATTCGATATAGAGCAATTTGGACACGCGACAATCTCCCGGAAGAGTTAAAAGCAAACCGATCAGCGACGCGCATGTTATATCCGATCGCAGCGGCGCCAGGCAGCCAGCCAGCTGCAAAACACCGCGTGGAGCGTAGCCCCCCCAAAGATCGATCGCCACCGGCAGCGGGCGACTGTTGCGGTCGGGATTACTACCGTCAGCTTCGGCTTGCACCGCCCCCCATCCCGTCGTCAGCGACGGCGATCTTTGTTACCATATCGCCCGTACGATCGACCACTGACTTCCGTTTGAACCAGCGGAGGTCGATCGCAATCGATAAACCCACTTCGCCGGACCTCGATCTGGCCCAAACCGATCGGATTGGCAAATCGGCTAGTCCGCTTCATCAGCACCGGAGGCTTCCACGCCCATGTCTGTCGACCAATACAGCGTTTGCCCATGTGGCAGTGGCAAGAAGATTAAGTTTTGCAAATGCAAAGACTCGATCCACGAGATGGAGCGGGTGCTGAAGATGATGAGTGGAGGCCAGATGGTCGCCGCATTGGATCGTCTGAATCAAGTTCTCGAAGAACATCCCGACGCGGCGTGGTGCTTGGCGATCCGCGGTCGTCTGTTGTTGGAACTGAAAGAGGACGAGGCGTTGGCAGAAAACGCCGAGCGTTTCATTCGGCTGCAACCGAGCAATCCGTTGGCGTTGACACAACAAGCGGCCTACCGGGGTGTGCGTGGGGAAACGCAAGCGGCGGCGGAGTCGTTGTTGCAAGCCCTGTCGGAATCGTCCAGCGGCGTCGACACCTTTGTTCTGGACGTCGCTTCGGTGCTGTCGCTGTCATTCGCGCAAGCCGGCAATCTGCTGTCGTCGCGATGTTTCGCAGGCTTGGCACTTACCGCGCAAGGTTACGAAAACCAACGCCTAGCATCGATGGCGATCGAACAAGTCAATCGGTCGCGTGAAATCAGCAACATGCTGAAAGACGTCCCGACGCTGGAGGTCAAACCAAAGACACCGGCGGTTCGGGAACGCTACGACGAAGCTTCCGTT
Above is a genomic segment from Rosistilla ulvae containing:
- a CDS encoding FMN-dependent NADH-azoreductase translates to MQAEADGSNPDRNSRPLPVAIDLWGGYAPRGVLQLAGCLAPLRSDITCASLIGLLLTLPGDCRVSKLLYIESSPRKARSKSIKVANAFVENYKATHPGDEVVTIDLWKMTLPEFDGYTIDAKYQVMHGQGHDAEQAAAWKTVVDVIEEFKSADKYLFSLPMWNFGIPYKLKHYIDVIAQPGQTFSFSPETGYSGLVTGKPVAVVYARGGAYGSDQTKGMDFQMTYMQLLLGFIGFTEIQSVVVEPTLASAEDVAKTEAAAVEQAEQLAASF
- a CDS encoding triphosphoribosyl-dephospho-CoA synthase, encoding MPASPSHRFPLHSLSIGAAANLACTLEATAPKAGNVYPGQEFADLGFADFLAAASVCGSVFEHAADRSVGELVLQCVGESRQVTRSNANLGIVLLLAPLAKAAAAMGESANRSALRLELSRQLAGLTPTDGRLVFQAIRESPAGGLGDATTHDVRATESDVDLLEAMRLGQDRDKIAEQYSTDFRFLFDVVVPCLDSAISDQGDLLRGISHAQIAMLSSHVDTLIQRKCGDAIAKETRRRARVVADLGRWDVGSAEWIELDRWLRGDANRRNPGTTADLIAAGLFVLIRTDAAGTKPSAIAGP